The sequence below is a genomic window from Oscillospiraceae bacterium.
CACAGCCCCCGCCGCAGCCGCAGTCTCCGCGCAGCTGGCGGCGCAGGTGGCGGATCACGTACCACACCGCCCACACCGCCAGCAGCGCCACGGCGGCGTAAATCAGATACTTCATACTTCACCTCAGAAACAGGGATCCCACCTGGTACACCAGCAGGGACACCAGATAGGCCGCACCCAGCTGCCAGGCGATGGAGGCCAGGGTCCATTTGGCGCTGTTCATCTCCTTGCGGATGGTGGACACCGCCGCCACGCAGGGCACATAGAGCAGCACGAACACCAGGAAGGCGTAGGCGGCCAGCGGGGTGGCGAAGGTGCCGGACATGGCCGCCGCGACGGCGGTGCCGCTGGCGCTGACGGCGAAGCCGTAGAACATACTCATGGAGGAGACCACCATCTCCTTGGCCACCAGGCCCGTCAGCAGGGCCACGGCGGCCTGCCAGGTACCGAACCCCAGGGGCGTCAGGATGGGGGCGATAAGGCCGCCTATGGCGCCCAGGAAGGAGGCCTCCGGCGCGTCCACCATGGTTATCCCGCCCTGCCAGCCGAAGGACTGGAGGAACCAGATCACCACGCTCATGGCCAGGATAAGGGTGCCCGCCTTGAGCAGGAAGCCGCGCACCTTCTCCCACACGTGCAGTGTGATGTTTTTCAGGGTGGGCAGGCGGTACGGGGGCAGCTCCAGCACGAAGGCGGCGGGCTCCCCCTTAAAGACAAACTTTTTCAGCACGATGCCCGATCCGATGGCCAGCAGCAGCCCCAGCAGGTACAGGGAAAAGACCACCAGTCCCCCCTGTCGGGGGAAGAAGGCCCCGGTGAGCAGGGCGTACACCGGCAGGCGGGCGGAGCAGGACATGAAGGGGATGAGCATCATGGTCATGCGCCGGTCCTTGTCGTTCTCCATGGTGCGCGCCCCCATGATGGCGGGCACGGTGCAGCCGAAGCCCATCAGCATGGGGATGAATGCCTTGCCGCTCAGGCCGAAGCGCCGCAGCAGGCGGTCCATGATAAAGGCGGCCCGGGCCATGTAGCCCGAGTCCTCCAGAAAGGACAGGAAGAGGAAGAGGATGGCGATCTGGGGCAGGAAGGTGAGCACGCCCCCCACTCCGGCGATGACGCCGTCCACCAACAGGGACTCCACCCACGGGGCCACCTGGGCCGCCGCCAGCACCGTGCGCACCAGCCCGGCGAACCAGCCGCCGATGAGGGCGTCCACCCCGTCGGCCAGGAGCTGCCCCGGCCCGAAGGTCACGGCGAACATCAGCAGCATCATCAGGAGAAACACGGGCACGGCCAGCCACTTCTGGGTGACCACGGCGTCAATCTTGTCCGAGAGGGTCAGCTCCCCCCGCTTGAGCCCCTTCTTCACCGCCAGGCCCACCACCCGCTGGATGAACTGGTAGCGGCTGTCCGCGATGAGGGTCTCCCGGTCGCCCAGGACGTAGGCCCCCTCGTACTCCTCGCACACCGCCTCCAGCCCCCGCCGGGTGGCGCCGTCCAGCCCCAGGGCCTTCTCCACAAGGGCGTCCCCCTCGATGAGCTTGACGGAGGCCCAGTGGGCCGGGATGCGGGCGGCGTAGGCCCGGTCGTGGATCAGCTCGCCCACCTTGTGGTGGATCTGGTGGGTATAGTCGTCGTAGAGGTCATCCGGCTCCACCGTCACGCCCACGTGCATCTGCTTGTGGGCCACCCGGAGCAGCTCCTCCACGTTGTCCCCGGAGCGGGCGGTGATGGGGATCACCGGCACGCCCAGGGCCCGCGACAGGGCGTCCACGTCGATTTTGTCCCCGTGCTTTTCCACCTCGTCCATAAAGTTGAGGGCGATGACCATGGGCCGCTCCAGCTCCAGGAGCTGGATGGTTAAGTAGAGGTTGCGCTCGATATTGGTGGCGTCCACGATGTCGATGATGGCGTCGGGCCGCTCCCCCACGATGAAGTCCCGGGCCACGATCTCCTCCATGGAGTAGGGGGACAGGGAGTAGATGCCGGGCAGGTCCACCACCGTGACCGGCTTGCCGTCCACCGCCGCCTTGCCCTCCTTCTTCTCCACCGTCACGCCGGGCCAGTTGCCCACATACTGGTTGGAGCCCGTCAGGGCGTTGAAGAGGGTGGTCTTGCCGCAGTTGGGGTTGCCCACCAGGGCCAGCTTCATCTCCCGGGTGTCGTGGCTGGCGTAGTCCGGCGTGCCGCCGTGCTCCGCCGCCTCGTGGGCGTGGTCGGCGTTCATGCGCCGCAAGGTCTCCTCATCCGGCACACGCTGGACCATGCCCGTCCGGCTCCTGCGGATGACCTGGCAGGCCTGGGCCTCCTCGCCGGTGGCCATGGTGATCTGCCGCGCGTCCTCCCGCCGCAGCGAGAGCTCATACCCCCGGATATTGACCTCGATGGGGTCCCCGAAGGGGGCGATTTTCCGCACGGTGATCTCCGTGCCGGGGGTCAGCCCCATATCCACAAGGCGCCGCTTTACCGGCCCCTTGTCGCTGCCCACCCGGAGGATAACCCCGCTCTCGCCGGGCGCCAGGGCCTCCAGCGTCCCCGGGCTGCGCTCTGTCTGTGTGCTCATAGATCGACGACCGTTCCTTATTTGTTGTATTTTTGCAGCTTTTCTATGGTTTTCTAGATCAGTTTCCGTCTGTAACTATCTTATACTACGGGCTATCCCCTGTCAAGAAGAGCCGGGCCCTCACCGGGCCGCGGACGCCTCCTGGCTGGGGACCGCCCACAGCTGGAGGAGCTCCCCCAGCGCCGCGTCATAGTCCAATGCCAGCATATAGCCGCCCTCCTGGCTGGGCAGGGCGCCCTGGGGGAAGGAGATCTCAAGGTTGCCGGGAAACAGGACGATGTACTCCGGCCGGAACGCCGCCTCCATCTCCGCCCGCAGGGTGGGCCCGGCCACACCGGCCAGGTCCAGCAGCCTCCCCTTCGCCTCCTCCTCCGGGCAGTTGAAGAGCGCCCAGTTGCTCAGCGCCTCCCCCGTCTCCCGGTCAAAGGCCGCACCCAGGCGGATCTCCTGGACAACCCGCCCGCCCAGCGGCAGGGTCACGCTGGTCAGGAAATACATCATGCGCCCGTTGGACGCCGTGGGCGATATGTCCTGGGCCACGGAACGGCATGCAAAAGCCTCCCTGTCCCCCAGATAATCCGCGTACGCCTTTTCAAGCTCCTCCCGGACGTCGTAGAGCAGGCCCTGCGCCTTGTAGTAGGCCAGCACCCGTTCCTGGGCTGCCGCGCCCAGGTCATCGAAGCTCTCCACCCCGCCCACGTAGACATTGGCCGGACCGGAGGGCTCCCGCTCACGCAGCAGCTCCGTCCCGTCCTCCAGCTTGTAGGCGGTACCGCTTGAAATACCCCACACGTTCACCCGCGTCCCGTCCGCCAGCACCTCCGCCTCCGGCCGCAGCACGCCCGTGATTTCCACCTCGCTTGCGGGATAGGCCGTGAGCGCCCCGCCACCGTCCGTAGTCAGGGTTTGGCCAACCCGCCCGCACTTCGCGGTGAGCATGGCGCCCACCCGGGGCTCCCCCCGGTAAGCCTCCTCGTCGAAGCCGTTTACCCACGATAGGACGGAGGTCTCCTCCGTCATGAGGATCCCGGCCTCCTCCCCGTCCTCCATGCGCACGACCAGGGAGAAGGCCCCCTCCGCCCCGCCGCCGTGGACCTCCACCACCTCGCCGGAAATAGAACGGCCTCCGCCGCACCCGGACAGCAGCGCCAGGCAGAGCGCGAGCAGCAGCACATATTTTTTCATCGAAACACCTTCCCCCCTCATCAGCAAAGCTGGAGACGGCCGCTTCACGCGCGGCGGCCATTACCCTTATCTTAACACACCGCCCGGCCCGCTTCAAGCCGCGGCGCGGCCCAAAAAGGCGGGCGTCCCTGTGGGAGGGACGCCCGCCTTTTGCGATATAGATTTACTCCTCTTCGTGGCAGCCGCAGCCGCAGCCCTCGTCGCCGCAGCAGTCGTCGCCCAGGTCGATGGCGAACTTCTCCTTGCAGTTGGGGCACTGGATGAAGCCGGCCTCCAGCACGCTCTCGTCGATGACCAGATCCTCCTTGCAGTTGGGGCACTCGACCTCGAAGAAGTCGTCCTCGTCCTCACAGCAGCAGCAATCGTCGTCGTCCTCGTCGTCCTCCTCGAAGACGACCTCCTCCACGTCGGACAGGTCGTCGCTCAGCGCGTCGATCTCCTCGCCCAGCGCCACGGCGTTCTCCTCCAGATCCTCGATGGACAGGCCGACCTCCTCCAGAATGCCGATCATCACGGAGATGAGCTTGCCCTCCTTGGACTTCTCAGTGTCGATAGCCAGGCCCTCGGCCAGGCCCTTCAGATACGCGACCTTCTCAGAAATAGTCATGTTGTTCTCCTTTATTGTAGGCCGCGAAGGGCCTGTTTTGGGTGGTGCGGCTCGTTAGCCCTTGCAGCGCTCCAGGTACTCGCCGGTACGGGTGTCGATCTTAATGCGGTCGCCGGGGTTGATGAACAGGGGCACCTTAATCTCGGTGTCGGTCTCCAGCTTGGCGGGCTTGGTCACGTTGGTGGCGGTGTCGCCCTTAAAGCCGGGGTCGGTCTCGGTAACCTCCAGCTCCACGAAGGTGGGGGGCTCCACGGCAAAGATCTTGCCCTTGTAGGAGTTGATCTTGCAGACC
It includes:
- a CDS encoding ferrous iron transport protein B encodes the protein MSTQTERSPGTLEALAPGESGVILRVGSDKGPVKRRLVDMGLTPGTEITVRKIAPFGDPIEVNIRGYELSLRREDARQITMATGEEAQACQVIRRSRTGMVQRVPDEETLRRMNADHAHEAAEHGGTPDYASHDTREMKLALVGNPNCGKTTLFNALTGSNQYVGNWPGVTVEKKEGKAAVDGKPVTVVDLPGIYSLSPYSMEEIVARDFIVGERPDAIIDIVDATNIERNLYLTIQLLELERPMVIALNFMDEVEKHGDKIDVDALSRALGVPVIPITARSGDNVEELLRVAHKQMHVGVTVEPDDLYDDYTHQIHHKVGELIHDRAYAARIPAHWASVKLIEGDALVEKALGLDGATRRGLEAVCEEYEGAYVLGDRETLIADSRYQFIQRVVGLAVKKGLKRGELTLSDKIDAVVTQKWLAVPVFLLMMLLMFAVTFGPGQLLADGVDALIGGWFAGLVRTVLAAAQVAPWVESLLVDGVIAGVGGVLTFLPQIAILFLFLSFLEDSGYMARAAFIMDRLLRRFGLSGKAFIPMLMGFGCTVPAIMGARTMENDKDRRMTMMLIPFMSCSARLPVYALLTGAFFPRQGGLVVFSLYLLGLLLAIGSGIVLKKFVFKGEPAAFVLELPPYRLPTLKNITLHVWEKVRGFLLKAGTLILAMSVVIWFLQSFGWQGGITMVDAPEASFLGAIGGLIAPILTPLGFGTWQAAVALLTGLVAKEMVVSSMSMFYGFAVSASGTAVAAAMSGTFATPLAAYAFLVFVLLYVPCVAAVSTIRKEMNSAKWTLASIAWQLGAAYLVSLLVYQVGSLFLR